Sequence from the Thermodesulfobacteriota bacterium genome:
ACATGTTTAAACTCACGGAGGGCTGCACAAGAGAGAATTTGCCCTATCATGAGCACCCCCATCCCCCCAAGCCCTACTATGATTACATCCCTTCTCGAAATTGGTTTTTCTTCCATAGCTCCTCCCTCAATATTTGAATCAGGCTAAATCCCTGTACCATCGTCTTTCTTAAATTCACCCAGAGGAAACTCCGCTATTATTTCTTCCTCTATCCTCTTTAAACACTCTGTGGGAGATAAATGCCAGTTGGGAGGACAGGCAGATAAGACTTCCACAAAACTGAACCCGACTCCGTCTATCTGTTTCTGAAAAGCAGTCTTTACGTACTTCTTGGTGCGCTGGTAATTCGCAGCGTTATGTAGCGATCCCCTGGCACTATAAACAGTACCTCTAAACGTTGCTGCCAACTCGGCAGTGTGCACCGGATATCCTTCCATTGCTGCGTCCCGTCCATTAGGGGTGGTGGTTGTTTTCTGACCTATAAGGGTAGTGGGTGCCAACTGTCCTCCGGTAGTTCCATAGTTCGTATTATTATACATAATCGTCGTGATTTTTTCTCCACGTGTCATGGCACCTATAAACGCACCTGCTCCAATACCTATACAGTCTCCATCTCCCTGAACTGTGAATACTATCGCATCCGGGTTAAGACGTTTTACAGCAGTGCCAGAATCTAAAGCACGACCATGGGCACAGCTCAAAATATCAAGGTCCCAGGATACCTGGACAAAAGCATGACAGCCAACACCAAGCACACATATGGCTTTCCCATCAATGCCCATATCTTCCAGCACATCAGAAATAATCCGATGGATCACTGGATGCTGACACCCAGGGCAATACATTGCTGCACCTGGAGGGTCTTTCCAAATCCTCGGGTTTCCACAAACCTTTTTTTTCATAATAAC
This genomic interval carries:
- a CDS encoding thiamine pyrophosphate-dependent enzyme, with translation MKKKVCGNPRIWKDPPGAAMYCPGCQHPVIHRIISDVLEDMGIDGKAICVLGVGCHAFVQVSWDLDILSCAHGRALDSGTAVKRLNPDAIVFTVQGDGDCIGIGAGAFIGAMTRGEKITTIMYNNTNYGTTGGQLAPTTLIGQKTTTTPNGRDAAMEGYPVHTAELAATFRGTVYSARGSLHNAANYQRTKKYVKTAFQKQIDGVGFSFVEVLSACPPNWHLSPTECLKRIEEEIIAEFPLGEFKKDDGTGI